AGAATGCTTGAACTGCGGGTAGTCCCGGAAGACCGAGGACAGGTCTGCCAGTATCTCCTTGAATTTGCTGGTATCCGCCTGCGGTTTGGCAAATTCGTCGAAATGCCTGACTTTCTTCGCCCGCGACAGGTCGGCAAGCGTGTCTTCCTGCATCCGGTTCTGGAGTGTTGCGCTTTTCATGGCAAGGTTTTCGATTGCCGTTTTATAGGCATTGTCTGTACCCAGCCAGGCGGCATGACGAAGAGCATGGTAGTCCAGTTCAACCGGCAGGTTTACCGTCTCCATACCGGTCTGCCAGATAGTGTGGACGAAATTGCTGTTGTCAAAGTCGTAATCGCCCACTCGCAAGTCGATAAACATCTGGTTGGCATCAGTGCGATCACATTTAACGATTGAACCGTATTCAGCTTTGATATGGCAATTGTTCTCGAGGTTGACCAGGTATCGGATGAAATACGGCCGGGCTTCGTCCTCGAGTTTGAGGTTCTCCATATTGCGTTCGATCTCGTCAGAAAGCGCACTGACGACTACATCCTCATCGGCCGATCCCGTGACTCCCAAAAGCATCACAAGTACCAGTGAAAGCCAAATTATCAAATTGGATTTTCTGCATATATACATTCTTTAACTCCTGCTGTATCTCGGATTTGACGACACTTACTGCTGTTTTGTCAGAGGTGAAGGCAATAGTGGCGGCCTCTGCTGGCTTTTCTGGGCTCGTTCGACTTCGATTTCGGACAACAACAGGCTGGGCGAGATAGCCGAAACAGGAACGCTGCCCGATTCCGCCCCGCAGGTGCCGTTGAAGATGTCAGGATCGTCTGCGGCCATGATTATCTTGCTGAAACTTGTCAGCGGGGTGCCGACGATATCCACGCCCCGGATCAGTTCCTCGCGTCCATCCTCGACATAGACTTTATACACTATCAAGGGATTGACTTTGAATGCCTGGGGCATGAATCGGCCGGTAAAAGTAAATCCGCCGGAGATATCGTAGAAGATCAGGCCGTAGGGCTTTTCCTGCCGACGGCATTCCTCAATCAGCATCTTTTTAAGTTGCGCGAAATCGACCGCTTTTTCGGATTCGATGATCAGGTTGGACTGGCGCGAAACCGGATCATGACCTCGTTGTTTGCGCCCGTGGCCATTGGAATGCGGGAAGTTTTCGATCGGAGAGCGAGACATCATGAAATTACGCAATACGCCATGATCCACAAGCGTCACCCTCTTGCCGGGAATGCCTTCATCATCGTAGCGATAATAGCCACGCAGGTCGACCCCGTGGTAAGTCTCGACAGATGGATCGCTGTATACATTGATAAACTCGGGCAGGATCTGTTCGCCGACTTTTTTGGTGAAGGTCTGGCCCTCGCTTTCACTTTTCTGACGATGGCCCTCCATACGGTGGCCGAAAATTTCATGGAAAAATACACCTGAAGCCCGACCGGTCAAAATCGCCGGACCGGAGTAAGGTTCTGCCAGTGGAGCCTGCTTGAGAGCTATCAATTCATCGATCAGTGTCTGGATTGTTTCGATTACTTTTTGGTCTCCGGGAAGTCGGGAAAAATCGGCGGCATCGAAACCCTCATGGCGCCAGAGATTCATACCATCCTCGGCCTTGCTGGCACAGTAAATTGTCAATCTGATATATTTCTGGCCGTCCTGAATACGGCTACCTTCGGTATTGACATAATAATTGTTACGCGAGCTGGCAGACAGGGAAACCGAAGAACGTTCGATTTCGGGATGATTCAGAAAGATTTCGCTGTAGCGCTTGAGCTTCTCCGACCAGAGCCGGGGATCAAAATCCAGAGAGACCTCGTCACCAATAAACACATGCGGTTCTTCGCGAGAGAAGTCATCGGATTGATCCTCGGCCTCGACTTTTACCGCGGTTCCGGTCAGTACATTGGTGAAACGTTTCTGGGCTTCACGGAAGTTCTGGTCGGTTTCTTCCCAGAGCTTCATGCGGATGCCTTTTTCATTGTTGTTGAGAGGCAGTTCGGCTGACCCGCCGTAGGAATAGCCCCGCCCGCGCCCGGGGATTTCGCGCGTGTTGTCCATGGCGTAACTGCCGACCCTGGTCTGGATATCCAGGTAGCGACCGTGATTGTCATCTTCACGATTGAGTACGCCGAGCTGGGCCGAGTAATTGATCTGGCGTTCATCCAGAACCTGGTAGGACATAAAGTACAGTTCGGCACTGTCGGCATGCTGGAGCTTCTCGAAATTATAGTTCAATTCCTCGTCGAGAATGCGCAAAAGCTGGTTTTCGGTAGTGGCCGACAGGCTCGCGGTAATCATCATGAATACCGCAACTGCCGTAAACAATACCGGAATCTTTTTGTGTCTCATGGTTTTCTCTCCCTTGAATTATGATAACTAACTGTATTGCTCAGCTGTTTTTATCCTCGAGATAGTGATCGAGATAAAGATCACCCTTCTCGGTCAATTGATAGTACGTATGATTGCGATGTTTGATCCATTTGTTGTCGACAACGCCTTTGCGGTACTGAATGATAAGAGGCTTGACTCGTTTCAGAATATTCATTTCACGCAGTTTGTTGTGGCTGTCGAAAACCGCCTGCTTGTCCTCGTGCAAAACCCTGGCGACCTTGAGAGAATAATCGACCCCGTATTCGCGATGATGAAGCATGATCATTAAATCGAGTTCCTCCAAAAGATCGTAATCATCGTCCGGTTTTTCCGGTGGTTTGTCGAGGATCTCCGGCCATGAAAGTTTTATGATCCGTTCCGGATCGACCTTATTCAAGTTCACGCAATCCTTCCTGTGTACAACCATAATACCGTTGTGGCTGAAATAACCAGAAATCTCACATTCCGGCCTGGGCAAACAGCAATTGGCCGTCTTGTAACCTTCCGCTAAATGTAATTTATCCTCTGCCATAACAAACTTTTTATCCGAGATGTTCTACCCGTTCTAGGTACTCGATTACCTTTTGCATATCTTCAGGCGGATCGGATTTGAGCGTATGCACCAGTTTTGTGACCGGATGTTTGAAGCTCAGCTTCCAGGCGTGCAGGCACTGGCGGGAGATCAGTTTCAGGATGTTTCTGGCTTCCTGCCGGTATTGATCGTACATACCTGAGATAATGTTCTCGTCACCGCCATAATCGCGGTCACCCACCACCGGGTGGCCGATATGCGAGAAATGTACGCGAATCTGGTGGGTTCTTCCGGTCTGGAGCGCGACTTCGATTTGGTCGGCAAACTTGTATCGGACCAGGCGATGATAATTCGTGACAGCTTCCCTGCCGTTGTGATCTACCACCGCCATTTTGCGCCGGTCGCCGGGGGATCTTCCCAGTGGCAGTTCGATTTTGCCCTCGGTTTCACGCAGATGCCCCCATACGATTGCCTGGTAATGGCGTTTAATACGGCGCGCCTTGAGCTCCTCCTGCAGGAAGTTACGCACCGATTCCACTTTCGATACCAGCAGGAGTCCGGAGGTGTCCTTATCGAGACGGTGTACCAGGCCGGGATGGAGGTTGTGATCGTCTTCAGCCTTCTGACCAAGGTAATAGATGATGCCGTTAAGCAATGTTCCGGTGTAGTTGCCGACTGCCGGATGGACCACCAGTCCGGGAGGTTTATTGATCACCAGCAGGTAATCGTCCTCGTAACGGATATCAAGCTCGATCTGCTCGGGCACCAGATGAAATCTGCGCTTTTGAGGGTTGTCTCCCTCGATCAGGTCATCTTCACGCAGGCGGTAGTTGGCCCGGATTTCCTCGCCATTGACGGTTATCATGCCGTCCACGATCAGTTTCTGGATGCGCGAACGGGAGACACCCTCGAGATGATCCCGAAGGAAGCGGTCTATCCTGCGGTCGACCTGGTCAGCTTCCACTTTAAATTCAAAATGCTCCAATTATGTCCAACCTAAATATTTTCGCCATTTCGCTTAAGCATGATCTCGAACTCGATTTCATCACGGATCGGGATACCCTCATATCCTCTCATCTGTATCTCCGGTTTTAGAAGGCGTGCCCGGGCGATTGTGTCCTTGTGCAGTCCCGCCAAAACGAATCCGCGTTTTTGGTAGAAGCGTATAGCCCGGATGTTGTCGTTGGTGGTAACCAGCCACAATCGCCGGCATGCTTCGGTTTTTGCTTTTTCGATCATACTCTCTATCAGGGCAGTGCCGATTCCCCGGTTTTCTTCAAAACTGTCGAGTGTTAGGATTTCACAGGACCGTTCGACAATCTCGTATGTTATAAGTCCCAGCGGTGAATGCTTCCTCTCGCAAATAAAACCAGAGAGATTGTGAGGCAGGTGGATTCGATTTCTGGAAACAACTATCTCGGAACCCCAGCGTTCACATACCACTTTTCTGATCCAGTTCTTATCGGAAGAAACGATCGTCCTGATTTGGATATCCGGTCCGGCAGCCCGAGGCATCAGCATCCCCCATGCAAGAAACATAGAGGGAATGTAGCCCGCATGAAAAGCGTGGTCAAGCACAAATTATTTTAAACGGATTGCATTCTGACTGCGTAATCACTATATTCGCGGTCTGATTTAGTTATCAAGCAATGAAAGGACAACAATGAAGAAGCTGCTGATAGTGCTGATTACATCATTCGCTTTGCTATCTCTGGTATCATGTAGCGATAAAGGCACCGAATCCAAGCCTGATATTGAGATTGATGATGATTCAGGCGATACTCCCTCGCTACCCGAATAAGAAATCCATTCATAATATCTTGTTAAGCCTGCAATTTAAAGGATCGCAGGCTTTTGTTTTGTGATTATCTGGATCTCAGTCGCAGATTCTGCGTTATAATTGTATGAAGGGGGCGTGAATTTTTGCGCACATTATCTGCTTTTTACTTGACATCAAGTCGATGGTGGATTATAATTTAAGCGAGTAAACTGACTTTCAAAACTCTCTCACCCCATAAATCGCCATGATAATTTTAGTGTAAGACGACTTCATGCGTCTTATCTGAGGTGAGATAATATCGTTTTCATACATCAAGGAGTGTGTCAGATGAGATTGCGTAAGATTTTCATGATTTTCCTGCTGTCGATTTTTATGGCAGTACAGGTGGTTCCCCTGGCGGCCATGGACAGGCCGGACAAACCTGTGGTCCATGATCCCACGGGAACAGGTCCGGGGGATGACGACGACAACGGCGAGGAACATCCCTGGCAGGATAATGAAGGTGACGATGATGATGAAGGTGAACTTTTCGGTAAGGGCATGGACTTTATTATGAGCCTGGTGAAGAGCATCTTTAAGAGCAGTCGTGCCACTATCGAGAAGCCAGAATCCAAGTCCGGTGACAACAAGTTCAAGGACAAATCGAGGCTTGAGAACCGTCGTTTGTTCAAATAAAACATTAATCAGGTATTGATGAGTACAACTGGATATAAAAAACAGATAAGCGAGATTGTCTCGGAAATCGAGAGACTGATCGAACAGGGAGATTACCCCCAGGCCCTGGCGGAATTACGTGACGCCGATGGTAAGATCGGGCTGAATCTATATGATTCAGTACTTTTTCTTGAGGTCAAGGGCCGGATCCTGAACCTCATGGGCGACTACAAGAACGCCCTCGAGACTGCAGAAGAAGCTTATCAGAGGGCCCGCCATGAGTCCGACAACGAGCTCATAGCCCGCATCCAGACTCAGACCGCCAAAGCTTACCTGGCACTCGGTGAGACGGAATTTGCCCGCAGGGAGTACCGTGACGTGATTGCCGCCCACAGGCGTTCAGGCAATCTCACAGGGCTCATTGACACACTCAATCGGCTGGCACAGATCAGCTTTATCGGGGGCGATTTCAAAGAAGCTGTCAGGCTTTTGAATGAAGCCCTCGAGTATGCCCGAAAACAGGGTCTTTCCGACAGGGTGGCCTCGCTGACTGGTAACCTGGGGCAAATCTCAAGTATGCTGGGGGATTTTAATCAGGCGGTCAAGTACATTACGATATCGATTCAGAAAAATACCGAACTGAACCGGGTTCACAACCTGTGCCGGGCCTGCCTCTCTCTGGCCTATGCTGAATTGCGGCTTTCCAATTTCGACTCCGCGCGAAAATCCCTGAAAAAGGCTTTCGGTCTGATAGAAAAGCACAACCTTACCCGTGAGTATGGTATTTATCATGAGTACCTGGCCGAGCTTGAGTTTGAACTTGGCAACCACGATGAAGCCCTGGCTCAAATCAAGAAAGCGCTGGATTATGCGCTCGGGTTATCAGATGCGAGTGCGATGATCTCGCAGAGCCTGAGGCTCAAGGCTGAAATCGAGATGAAGCTTAACCGTCTCGAAGATGCCCGTCTGAGCGCTTCCCGGGCTTTCGAGATGGCTGAAAAGATCGGTGAGAAGCTGGAGAGCGGGGCGGCCTGCAGGGTGCTGGCCGAACTTTCCTCTGTCAAGGGGGACAAGCAAGCCGCGTCCGATTTGATTCACCGTGCTATCGACATGGTCCAGAAGAGCGGGGCCAGGTTCGATCTTTCGCAGGCTTATATTGCCGCTTACCGGATATTCAAGGGCAACCTGGCTGAATCACAACATTATCTCCGGCTGGCGCGCGAGCTGTACACCGCGATGGAGCTGGATTTCAACCTCAACCGTGCGCCTCAGGTTGACCGTAACGGCCAGCGTGACTATGAGGTCTCTACCCCGGATGGCCGGATTATCAAGATCGTAAGCTCCAACCGCAACATTCAGGCGATTATGCGCGCGGTGGATTCGATCAAGGATGCCGATATCCCGATTCTGATCGGCGGTGAAACCGGTACAGGCAAAGACCAACTGGCCAAGTTCATTCATTACAGTTCAATCCGGCGCACCGAGAAATTCATCTCGGTCAATTGTGCCGCGATTCCACCGGAACTGGCTGAGTCGGAGCTTTTCGGTCATGTCAAGGGAGCCTACACCAATGCCACTGAAACCAAGGATGGGCTGATTGCCGCGGCTGCCGGCGGTACCCTGTTTTTAAATGAAATCGGTGAACTTCCACCTGCGATTCAGGCCAAACTGCTGGGAGCCCTGGAAAATAAAAAGGTGCTCAGAATCGGTGATCATCTTCCCCGAGAAGTCGATTTTCGGCTGATCTGCGCCACAAATCGAGACCTCGAGGAGGATGTCGAAAACGGGTTGTTCCGGCAGGACCTGTATTTTCGTATCGCGGTGATGACTTTTGAGTTGCCCCCTCTGGCTCAACGAGGAAACGATATTTTCGAGTTGATCATTCACTTTTTATGCGAGAAGGGTTTTGAAATTCCGGATAAGAACCAACTGTTTACCCCGGAAGTCAAAGATCGTATCCAGAGCTATGACTGGCCGGGTAATATCCGCGAATTGAAAAATGAAATCAATCTCCTGGCGCTCTCTTATCCGGGTGACACCGAGGAAGTTATCAGTAAGCTTGTGGAGAAACTTTCGGCTGAAGTCAACCAGTTTAAAATCGATAAAAATTCCGGGCTGGCCGAGCAGATTTCCACTTTCGAACGCAACCGTATCCTGGAAGCGTTGGCCCAGGCCGATTATGTAATTCGCAAAGCCGCCACGATTCTCAAGATGCCGGAAGCTACTCTTCGCTCCAAGATCAAGCGTCACAATATTGTCATTGCGTAATTTGCGACGATTTTCCGCAGAATCCCCAGAAATATCATAAAGCTATATGAGTCATTGTCTTATGGTTATGTTATAGCTGTTTACAAAGTTTCTGAAAGCAGAAATTGCGTTTTTCAGTGTTATTACATGAAATAAGCACTGGAACTTGTAGGCATTCATAAGTCATTGTATGCCATAAGTGTATGTTGTTGCAAGGAATGGTTTATTTTTATGGCACAGAGGTTGCAGATATAGTTTACAACCAGTTGAGATGCTGGTCGATTTTGGGTTTCTCCTCCTGCGATTAGATATCGGGAGGCTTTGGGCAAATTCCCTCACTGCCGTGGCGGGACAGTGAGGGTTTTTTTATTCCTGTTAATTGCACATTGCTAACGATAGAATAATTTGCTTTTGTGAGCGCATTTATTAATTTAACTTCCGATATATTCTCTGGAAATTGCTATGAAAGAAATCGACGAAATCAAAGAATGCGAAACTGAATCGAGTATCGTAGCGAAAATCACGATGCTTTTGGCGGCCAAACGCACTTCTCTGGCTGTACTGAGGACAGGGATCGCGATTCTGACTTTGCCGTTTTCGGTGGTGACGGTGTTGATCGCCACTTCCGGCCATTACGAATTCACCGAGAATATGCTCTTTATTATTCCGCTGATGGGTCTCAACACTGTACTTGTGGTGTTGAGCTTCTACCTGATTTTTCGCTCCATGAGACGGATTCTCTACCAGGACAAGCTGATCCAGAGGCTCAAGGATATGGATGAGCACCTGGTTAAATCTCCTGATATGGCAGACCAGGGCAACCTCGATGAGTTGACTGACGAGGCCCTCTGAGAAACGCTTCCTGCAACTACTGTTAAAAACGTATTTACAAACCGGCAAAAAAATCATATAATCTCCGAAAATTCGGAGGTAGGAAATCTGCAAGCAGAAGACAATCGGCAAGACCGTTTCACTCGAGGGCATAGGGCTCCATACCGGATGTAAATCTACAATACGTTTCGTACCTGCCGGTATCGATGATGGTATCTCCTTTAAGCGGATCGATGTCGACAGTTGCCCGATGATCCCGGCTCACCTGGAAAACGTTGTCGATCTCAATCGCGGTACCACGCTCGGTATAGGCGAATATCGTGTGCACACGGTCGAGCATGTCCTGTCCGCACTGGCCGGTCTGGAGATCGACAATGTCGTCTGCGAGCTGGACAATATCGAACCGCCTATAGTGGATGGTTCCATGAAACCGTTTGTCGATAAGCTCCTGGAGGCCGGTCTGGTCGAACAGGAAGCCGACAAGAACTTTTTGGTAATCGAGGAACCGATCATCTACTCCGAGCCGGATCGACACATAGATATAGTCGTAACACCTTCCGAAACAATCAGGATAACATTTCTGATCGATTACAAGAATCCCGCCCTCGGCACACAATACACTTCCCTTGTCGATCTGCGTGAAGAATTCGTGGAAGAGTTTGCCGCCGCACGCACCTTTTGTTTCCTGTCCGAGGTTGAGACACTCCGCGAACAGGGAATTATCAAGGGGGGAGGTCTCGATTCTGCACTTGTGATTGTAGACAAGGATCTCGGGCAGGCGGAGATAGACAAGCTTAAAAATTTATTCGATATAGAGCAGGACATCACGATTGGCAAAAGCGGGATCTTCAATGATGTGCCCCTGCGATTTTATAACGAGCCTGTACGTCATAAAGCGGCTGATCTGCTGGGTGATCTGATGCTTCTGGGGATGCCTGTCAAGGGGCATTTCCTGGCGGCGCGCTCCGGGCATGCGGCCAATGTCGCCCTGGCCAAGAAGATTCGCGCGACCTATGAGAAAAAGCTGCTGGCCCAGAAATATGCCGGCCCGGGGGCTTCTAAAAAAGGTGTGATGTTCGACATCAACGCTATTCTCAAAGTTATGCCTCATCGCTACCCGTTTCTGCTGATAGATAAGATCATCGATCTCGAACCCAACAAGAAGGTGATCGCCCAGAAAAACGTAACAATCAACGAACCATTTTTCCAGGGTCATTTTCCCGGTCATCCGATTATGCCGGGAGTTTTGACCATCGAGGCGATGGCGCAGGCGGGCGGATTTTTGATTTTAAATTCAGTCGAGGAACCGGAAAAGAAGCTTCTCTATTTCGTGTCGATCGACAGCGCCCGTTTCCGGCAACCGGTCGAACCGGGGGATATCCTCAGGTTCGAGCTGGAACTGGTCGCGTTCAGGCGGGGGACCTGCAAGATGAAGGGACGGGCGATGGTTGGTGACAAGGTAGCCACGGAGGCGACTTTGATGGCCGCTCTGGTAGACAGGTAAGAATATGAGTGAAACTGAAATCCATTCCACAGCTATAGTTGATTCAAAAGCCGAACTCGACAGCGGTGTCGTGATCGGCCCTTACGCTATTGTCGAAAGCAATGTGCAAATCGGCAAAGGCTCAAAGATCGGTCCCCGCGCAATGATCGCGTGGGGCAGTCGTCTGGCTGAAAATGTAACGGTTCATCATGGTGCTACACTCGGCACAGTCCCGCAGGACTTGAAATTCGGCGGGGAGGAGACGGTACTCAAAATCGGCGCGAATACCGTCATACGGGAATTTGCCACCCTCAATCGCGGAACTGAATGGTCGTTCGAGACTGTAGTGGGCGCAAATTGCCTCCTGATGGCATACTCGCACATTGCCCATGACTGCCACCTGGGTGACAATGTGATCATTGCCAATTCGGTGCAGATGGCCGGCCATGTGTTCATCCATGATCACGCCATAGTCAGCGGTAATACCGTCATCCACCAGTTCGTCAGGGTCGGAGAACATGCCATGATCGGCGGAGGTTTCAGGGTACCGCAGGACGTCGTGCCGTATGCCTTGATGGGCGGGTATCCGCTTAAGGTCAGGGGGCTCAACCTGGTCGGCTTAAAACGCCGGGGATTCAGATCGGATCAAATGAAACCTCTGAGGGAAACTTTCCGCTACCTGTTTTTCTCCGATTTAAACACCTCGCAAGCGCTTGAAAAAGTCGCTTCAAAAGTTGAGCAAACAGCGGAAGTTAAAAAAGTCCTCGAAATGATCGAATCCTCCGAACGAGGGATCATCAAGTAAATCCGCTTCCCGTGCTCGTTTTTTTTATCCAATGATATAGCATCAATCTGTTGAATTCAAGAAAGTTGACTTTTCGCTGGCGATATGATATTATCTCATCATCTATGAAGAGTAAGCTGAAAGCCGGAGTAATCGGAGTCGGTCACCTGGGCCGTTTCCACCTCGAAAAACTTCTCAAAATCGAGGATGTCGAGCTGGTCGGTTTCTACGATATCGACCGTGAAAAAGCAGACCGAATCGCCGGGGAGAATTCCGTCCGGTCTGCCGAATCGCTGGAAGAGTTGATTGATGCCTGCGATGTGGTCTCGGTTGTCGTACCAACCGTGGATCATTACGATGTCGCCTCTAAGGCTCTCGAATCAGGGTGCCATGTTTTCTGTGAAAAACCGCTGACCGAAACCGCCGAGCAGGGAGAACGCCTGGTCGATCAGGCAAACCGGGCCGGCCTCAAGCTGGGTGTGGGACATATCGAGCGCTTCAACCCGGCTATCCGTGCCATGCGGGGACGGATCGGCAAGCCGATGTTCATCGAGGCTCACAGGCTCAACCCGTTCAATCCGCGCGGTCTGGATGTGGCCGTGATTCTGGAACTTATGATACATGATATCGACCTGTGTCTCTATTTTACCCGTTCCGAGGTGAGCGAAATCCATGCTTCCGCAGTGCAGGTGCTGTCCGACAAGATGGATATCGCTAACGTCAGGCTGAAGTTCGAATCGGGATGTGTGGCAAACCTTACCGCCTCACGAATTTCGCCCACCGGGATGCGAAAGATCAGGATTTTTCAACGCGACAATTATCTCTCTTTCGATTTGCATAAAAAGAAGGTCGACAATTTCCTATTGGTCGACGATCAGTTCGAGACCGGCAGACTGGAAGGTTTTTCGACGTCGTTTGAATACGGCCAGACTGGCAAGAAGATCGTTTACAATCAGCCTGCGGGTGATGATTATGATATGCTTGAAGAGGAGTTGTGCCAGTTCCTGCGGGCGGTTGAAGCAGGCGATGATCCGCCGGTCAGCGGTCGTGACGGGTTCCGTGCCTTAAAAATTGCCTTGGAAGTACAGCGTCAGGCGGCCGAACAGCTTGCGAAGGTGGGTGGTTAACCGATGGTGCTCGGTCGCACGATATTGATCTCGGCCGGCGAAACCTCGGGCGATATTCATGGCGCAGGGCTGGTCGCGGAGCTTAAAAAAAAATGTGGTGGATATGATTTCGTCGGGCTGGGAGGTGAACAGCTAAAGTCCGAAGGTGTTCAGTTGTTTTACCACTGCCGTGATCTGGCCGCGCTGGGGTTTCTGGAAGTAGCCGCGCGAATCAAGTTTTTTATCGGAGTAAAAAACGAGATCACGCGATACCTGACCGAAAACCGTCCCGATTTAGTAATCCTTGTCGATTACCCCGGGCTGAACCTGAAGATTGCCGAGGAAGCCCACAAGCTCAATATCCCGGTTGTATATTTTATTATGCCACAGGTATGGGCCTGGAAGCCAAAACGCGTCATCGCACTTAAAAATTACTGCCGGCTGTTGATATCGATTCTTCCGTTTGAAGTCGACTTCTTCAAAAAACATGATACAAAGATCGAATATGTCGGTCATCCGCTGATCGATGTCATACCGCCTCCCAGAACCCGCAAGGAGGTACGTTTCTTTTTAGAGTTGCCGAATGACAGGCGCCTGCTTGCGTTGTTACCCGGATCCCGACAGCAGGAAATCGAGCGCAATCTTCCGGTCATGGTAAACACCTTTCGAAAACTTACAAAGCGCTTCGAAAACCAGGACGGTGTGATTATCAAGGCCCCTGACCTGGATCGCAAGCTTTACCAGAAAACCGCAGGAGAACTCCCGCCCAATCTTGAAATCACCGATCAGCACAAGTATGAATACATCCAGGCCTCGGACTGCGCCCTGGTGGCATCGGGGACTGCTACTCTCGAAACAGCGCTCTGCCTGACGCCGGCAGTGGTGATGTATCGCACTACGTTTTTGACATATCTTTTGGCGCGCATGTTCATCAAGATCGATTCTATCGCGCTGGCTAACCTGGTCGCGCAGGAAAAAGTATTCCCCGAGCTGGTGCAGTTTCGCGCCAGGTCGAAATCGATTGCGTATGAGCTTCGCAAGTATCTCGAAGATCCGGATTATAACGAACTTGTGCGCTCTAAACTTTCTAATGTGCGGGACCGCCTCAAGCCGAAAGGCGCATATGCGCGTGCGGCGGATCTGATCCGTGACAGAGTTTTGAGGCATTGATGTACAACCGTCTGTTCGGGTGGACATATACCCTGCTTACCAGTCTGGTCTCGTTAGTGGTTGTACCTGTAATACTAATTCGTGGATTATTCGGGGACAAACGTCTGCTTGAATATCTGGGTATTTACGGTGACCGGGTGCGAGATGATCGTGAATCGATCTGGGTACATGCCTCCTCGGTGGGCGAGGTCAAGCTGGCCGGGTTGCTGATCGAACAGTTGCGGAAAACTGATCCCGATTGCCGTTTAGTCTTGAGCGTGGTTACCCCATCCGGGCGTAAACTGGCTGATGCCGAAATCGCCTCTATGGCGGAAATATACTATCTGCCTCTCGATTTGAACCCCTGCCTGAAAATAGCTTTCAGGAAAATCCGACCGC
This Candidatus Zixiibacteriota bacterium DNA region includes the following protein-coding sequences:
- a CDS encoding gfo/Idh/MocA family oxidoreductase, which codes for MKSKLKAGVIGVGHLGRFHLEKLLKIEDVELVGFYDIDREKADRIAGENSVRSAESLEELIDACDVVSVVVPTVDHYDVASKALESGCHVFCEKPLTETAEQGERLVDQANRAGLKLGVGHIERFNPAIRAMRGRIGKPMFIEAHRLNPFNPRGLDVAVILELMIHDIDLCLYFTRSEVSEIHASAVQVLSDKMDIANVRLKFESGCVANLTASRISPTGMRKIRIFQRDNYLSFDLHKKKVDNFLLVDDQFETGRLEGFSTSFEYGQTGKKIVYNQPAGDDYDMLEEELCQFLRAVEAGDDPPVSGRDGFRALKIALEVQRQAAEQLAKVGG
- the lpxB gene encoding lipid-A-disaccharide synthase is translated as MVLGRTILISAGETSGDIHGAGLVAELKKKCGGYDFVGLGGEQLKSEGVQLFYHCRDLAALGFLEVAARIKFFIGVKNEITRYLTENRPDLVILVDYPGLNLKIAEEAHKLNIPVVYFIMPQVWAWKPKRVIALKNYCRLLISILPFEVDFFKKHDTKIEYVGHPLIDVIPPPRTRKEVRFFLELPNDRRLLALLPGSRQQEIERNLPVMVNTFRKLTKRFENQDGVIIKAPDLDRKLYQKTAGELPPNLEITDQHKYEYIQASDCALVASGTATLETALCLTPAVVMYRTTFLTYLLARMFIKIDSIALANLVAQEKVFPELVQFRARSKSIAYELRKYLEDPDYNELVRSKLSNVRDRLKPKGAYARAADLIRDRVLRH